The following proteins are co-located in the Rattus norvegicus strain BN/NHsdMcwi chromosome X, GRCr8, whole genome shotgun sequence genome:
- the Arxes1 gene encoding signal peptidase complex subunit 3: protein MNTLLSRANSLFAFTLSVMAALTLGCILTTAFKDRSAPVRLHVSRILLKKVEDFTGPRKKSDLGFITFHISADLEKTFDWNVKQLFLYLSAEYSTKSNAVNQVVLWDKILLRGENPKLNLKDVKSKYFFFDDGHGLKGNRNVTLTLSWQVIPIAGILPLVTGSGRVSVPFPDSYEIATTF, encoded by the coding sequence ATGAACACCCTGCTGTCCCGGGCCAACTCGCTGTTCGCCTTCACGCTGAGCGTCATGGCGGCGCTCACCTTGGGCTGCATCCTCACCACCGCCTTCAAAGACAGGAGCGCGCCCGTGCGCCTGCACGTCTCCAGGATCCTGCTCAAAAAAGTGGAAGACTTCACTGGACCCAGAAAGAAGAGCGACCTGGGCTTCATCACATTCCACATCTCTGCGGATCTGGAGAAGACTTTCGACTGGAACGTCAAGCAGCTCTTCCTTTATCTGTCGGCAGAATATTCCACCAAAAGCAACGCTGTGAACCAGGTGGTCCTCTGGGACAAGATCCTTCTGCGAGGCGAGAACCCCAAGCTGAACCTGAAAGACGTCAAAAGcaagtattttttctttgacgATGGACACGGTCTCAAGGGAAACAGGAATGTCACTCTGACTCTCTCCTGGCAAGTTATACCGATTGCTGGGATCCTGCCTCTTGTGACTGGATCTGGACGCGTGTCTGTCCCTTTTCCAGATTCCTATGAAATAGCCACGACTTTCTGA